A genomic window from Desulfuromonas sp. TF includes:
- a CDS encoding glycosyltransferase family 1 protein: MMRVALNLLGYTPGRGGVETYLVNLFRALQEVDTHNEYLVLCDPMAAAGFRSSLPNFKLQLHAIEKPSLNWFLRGLGRHLGGFDLLTRHLQGLPVDVMHHPLTTLNPQGLPYPAVLTFHDMQHEFFPMLFSTMELNRRHREYRASVEQAQAVIAISQHVKDSLVERYDASAEKIHVVHHGCSSRFERIGDPERLAVVVEKYSLQRPFMIFPAATWAHKNHLLLLNAVYIMVQQSRFDGELILTGVPMDFHGQVLSEILRLGLERQVRWLGYVPDEDLPCMYSLARLMVFPSLFEGFGLPVIEAMGCGCPVAVARATALPEIAGEAAFYFDPYSAEDIAATLLEVWGDEAQRNHMAISGLQRASDFSWYNAARKTIDIYQRVYKGK, from the coding sequence ATGATGCGGGTCGCTCTAAACCTGCTTGGCTATACTCCAGGGCGCGGAGGGGTCGAAACCTACTTGGTCAACCTGTTTCGAGCTCTGCAGGAGGTGGATACGCACAATGAATATCTGGTGCTATGTGATCCTATGGCCGCAGCCGGTTTCCGCTCTTCTCTCCCCAACTTCAAACTGCAACTGCACGCCATTGAGAAACCGAGCCTAAACTGGTTTCTGCGCGGCTTGGGACGACATCTTGGAGGTTTTGATCTGCTGACCCGGCATTTACAAGGGCTGCCTGTGGATGTCATGCACCATCCCCTGACGACCCTGAATCCCCAAGGATTGCCATACCCTGCCGTATTGACATTCCACGATATGCAGCATGAATTCTTTCCCATGCTGTTCTCCACCATGGAACTCAATCGCCGGCATAGAGAATACCGCGCCTCCGTCGAGCAGGCCCAGGCTGTCATTGCCATCTCGCAGCATGTCAAGGATAGCCTTGTTGAACGTTATGACGCTTCTGCCGAAAAAATCCATGTAGTCCATCACGGCTGTTCCAGCCGGTTCGAGCGGATCGGTGATCCGGAACGCTTGGCTGTTGTGGTTGAGAAATACTCACTCCAGCGGCCATTTATGATTTTTCCGGCCGCGACCTGGGCACACAAGAATCACCTCCTACTCCTTAACGCGGTATATATCATGGTTCAGCAGAGTCGTTTCGATGGTGAACTTATACTGACCGGTGTGCCCATGGATTTCCATGGCCAAGTTTTAAGCGAAATTCTCCGATTGGGTTTGGAACGGCAGGTGCGTTGGCTTGGCTATGTCCCGGATGAAGACTTACCGTGTATGTACAGCCTGGCCAGGCTCATGGTATTTCCGTCCTTGTTTGAAGGCTTCGGTTTGCCGGTGATTGAGGCAATGGGATGTGGCTGCCCTGTTGCGGTGGCCCGGGCCACCGCCTTGCCTGAAATCGCCGGCGAGGCCGCGTTCTATTTTGATCCCTATTCTGCAGAGGATATTGCAGCTACCTTGCTTGAAGTCTGGGGGGATGAGGCGCAACGGAACCATATGGCTATATCGGGTTTGCAGCGTGCCAGTGATTTCAGTTGGTATAACGCGGCTCGAAAGACCATTGATATTTATCAGAGGGTATATAAGGGTAAGTAG